The following coding sequences lie in one Apium graveolens cultivar Ventura chromosome 3, ASM990537v1, whole genome shotgun sequence genomic window:
- the LOC141710784 gene encoding zinc finger BED domain-containing protein RICESLEEPER 2-like, which translates to MVALYKHNFNFKEKVLLMRVKELIDKKVGDSNLYMRDMANAMKKKFDKYWGESNLMMSIGAMMDPRFKLKLLSYCFPVIYPLEGQSEQKLAHLNVVLHDLYQEYVAEDSKMKGLAPDSSQISSSDKYNCSDDKEIPAGMSEYEAFIPESGTALEPVKSELDDYLSEGIFILNESSAKQFDALSWWKGNSVKYPILSRMARDILAVPLSIIASEATFSAGSRVIEPHQSCLKTETVEMLLCGADWAREIYGLKKSSQKKDLKPVEIVLPV; encoded by the exons ATGGTGGCACTTTACAAACACAACTTCAATTTCAAAGAGAAGGTTCTACTGATGAG GGTGAAAGAATTGATAGATAAAAAGGTGGGTGACTCAAATTTGTATATGAGGGATATGGCTAATGCAATGAAGAAAAAATTTGATAAATATTGGGGCGAGAGTAACTTGATGATGTCTATAGGGGCTATGATGGATCCGAGATTTAAATTAAAACTTCTTAGTTATTGTTTCCCGGTTATTTATCCCCTGGAAGGTCAAAGTGAACAAAAATTGGCACATTTGAATGTTGTCTTACATGATTTGTATCAAGAGTATGTTGCTGAAGATTCTAAAATGAAAGGGCTGGCACCAGATTCTAGTCAGATTTCTTCCTCTGATAAATATAATTGTTCTGATGATAAAGAAATTCCAGCTGGTATGAGTGAGTATGAGGCTTTTATTCCTGAAAGTGGGACTGCTCTTGAACCGGTCAAATCTGAATTAGATGATTACTTATCAGAGGGCATTTTTATTCTTAACGAGTCCTCAGCAAAACAGTTTGATGCTCTATCATGGTGGAAAGGGAATAGTGTTAAATATCCTATATTATCACGAATGGCCCGTGACATATTAGCTGTTCCTCTTAGTATTATTGCATCAGAGGCTACTTTTAGTGCCGGAAGCCGAGTTATTGAGCCACATCAATCATGTTTAAAAACTGAAACCGTAGAGATGTTGTTGTGTGGAGCTGATTGGGCACGTGAAATTTATGGATTAAAGAAATCAAGTCAG AAAAAAGATTTGAAACCAGTGGAGATAGTTTTACCTGTCTAG
- the LOC141712469 gene encoding uncharacterized protein LOC141712469, whose protein sequence is MPLRMSETSILALKEALASQQLLLQKLYNELDKEREASSTATSEALSMILRLQGEKAAVKMEAEHYKRLAEEKMCYAEESIQIFEDIIYQKELEIASLDYQVQAFKYKLLSLGCNDPGVGELKFPEYLFLRNETLIGETSARNISRRNSAPPVPFKFSYFKSKGGGEMERSKSPETDMSTLGVVEEHTTEEFSDQNLGCEKQYGVPAIENKNSYWEQIRILDEQVKEIAGEEYRKLGNGSRSPSQISLGSSISMLCDNMKETVTNEADELRQPSNSLVYGGSANSSSVSVHDVFEVPQTSESIRGGECNAKDQGKRISQVSEECGVPELLSNEAMKLCMKHQADSLGEMLLAKNCKPTNVCQPSDGVSVDCHLAIVHPTISFPEMQNEVHVPSEIVEMSPTLRQEPHSSRREDEMLLLNSIQEQLNSIQYEIRSLKQKKPAPQDDLSMASLKEAMLHFWL, encoded by the exons ATGCCTTTAAGGATGTCAGAAACAAGCATATTAGCCCTTAAAGAAGCACTTGCTTCTCAACAACTGCTTCTTCAGAAGCTTTACAATGAATTAGATAAGGAAAGAGAAGCTTCTTCTACTGCAACAAGTGAAGCATTGTCAATGATCTTGCGTCTTCAAGGAGAAAAGGCTGCGGTCAAAATGGAAGCCGAGCATTATAAGAGATTGGCAGAGGAAAAGATGTGTTATGCTGAGGAATCGATACAGATTTTCGAAGATATTATTTATCAGAAAGAATTGGAAATTGCTTCTTTAGATTATCAAGTGCAGGCTTTTAAGTATAAGCTACTGAGTCTTGGATGTAATGATCCTGGAGTTGGGGAGCTGAAATTTCCTGAATATTTGTTTCTAAGGAATGAGACCTTAATTGGGGAGACTAGTGCTAGAAACATTTCGAGGAGGAATTCTGCCCCTCCTGTTCCTTTTAAGTTTTCGTATTTTAAGAGCAAGGGTGGTGGTGAAATGGAGAGGTCTAAAAGTCCGGAGACTGACATGAGTACACTAGGTGTGGTGGAGGAGCACACAACTGAAGAATTTAGTGATCAGAATTTGGGTTGTGAAAAGCAGTATGGTGTTCCTGCAATTGAAAACAAAAATTCTTATTGGGAACAGATCAGAATATTGGATGAGCAAGTGAAAGAGATAGCAGGAGAAGAGTACAGAAAGTTGGGGAATGGATCAAGGTCTCCGTCACAGATCTCTCTAGGAAGCAGTATTAGCATGTTATGTGATAACATGAAAGAAACTGTAACAAATGAGGCAGATGAATTGAGGCAGCCTAGTAATTCACTTGTATACGGAGGCAGTGCAAATTCCAGTTCTGTGTCTGTTCATGATGTTTTTGAAGTTCCACAAACATCTGAGAGCATCAGAGGTGGTGAATGCAATGCTAAAGATCAAGGGAAAAGGATTTCGCAAGTTAGTGAGGAATGTGGAGTTCCAGAACTCTTGTCAAATGAGGCCATGAAACTCTGCATGAAACATCAAGCTGACTCTTTGGGTGAGATGCTTCTAGCTAAAAACTGCAAGCCTACTAATGTGTGTCAGCCATCTGATGGGGTCTCTGTTGATTGCCATTTGGCAATAGTTCACCCTACTATAAGCTTTCCTGAAATGCAAAACGAAGTTCATGTGCCGTCAGAGATAGTTGAGATGAGCCCAACCTTAAGACAAGAACCTCACAGTAGTAGACGGGAAGATGAAATGTTGTTGCTGAACTCAATTCAAGAGCAACTAAACTCAATTCAGTACGAGATAAGAAGTTTGAAACAAAAGAAGCCTGCTCCCCAGGATGATTTGTCTATGGCTTCTCTAAAAGAG GCGATGCTGCATTTTTGGCTATGA
- the LOC141712468 gene encoding uncharacterized protein LOC141712468: MVVVAAGSTTFAKEMAIRKRISNIFNKREEDFSSRREYNDYLEEVEDMIVNMVEGVDVPAIEARISQYQKENSEQIMNAQARKAEEYAAALAASKGQPVHTDFDATGGQSSQGAIGAGGNYAPAVAGGAIAQPIPIGSGHEMLGYQFDDEEMMKLKAERGGKAGGWSIELSKKRALEEAFGSIWI, translated from the exons ATGGTGGTTGTGGCGGCGGGTTCCACTACTTTCGCCAAGGAGATGGCCATCCGCAAACGCATATCCAATAT ATTTAATAAAAGAGAAGAGGATTTTTCTTCGCGAAGAGAGTATAATGATTACTTGGAGGAGGTGGAGGACATGA TAGTAAATATGGTTGAAGGAGTAGATGTTCCTGCTATTGAAGCAAGGATTTCCCAGTACCAGAAAGAAAATTCTGAGCAGATAATGAATGCCCAAGCTCGGAAG GCAGAAGAGTATGCAGCAGCATTAGCAGCAAGCAAGGGACAGCCTGTTCATACTGACTTCGATGCG ACTGGTGGTCAGAGCTCTCAAGGTGCAATCGGTGCAGGGGGGAATTATGCACCTGCAGTTGCTGGAGGTGCCATAGCTCAGCCGATTCCAATTGGGTCAGGACATGAGATGCTGGGCTATCAATTTGATGATGAAGAAATGATGAAACTCAAAGCAGAAAGAGGCGGAAAAGCTGGAGGGTGGAGCATTGAATTAAGCAAGAAAAGGGCTCTTGAAGAAGCATTTGGAAGCATTTGGATTTGA
- the LOC141710783 gene encoding uncharacterized protein LOC141710783 — MARDYYSYADPCRETVPGNYQYRYPQNHTFRHNASNFVKQLHRGRDSHDYSKRYQPSQSRYTENAYRPRVHGPSVYDNNSRPFESLCTFDSPLSFQRGFKQRGCKSREAQSQQTSRSQNESVRNKKGSSLQDRNLGSSKNQFHSHSRKSSSNVGRNESGSRSNSGYNKCPRYLDGLDKRITPNRIYPRDGFLVYPEPHHFRRRPNRTGSRFNTGYDEYPRYWASLDDRTAPNRMNPRDGLLVSPEPHHRRRHPNRTGSRFNSGYDEYPMYWANSDMKNTSYGQFQPNKSTDLKSNYKPPPRSRRHKAMYPVIQTPSRRDQIAEISDSDTSTDSEPESPTYYTEPIYHITWDGDNSKECKHFEQSCPICENDLSYILAGDYSYYEDENEPPKLPEVAVLPCGHAFHSECLMQFTEEEQSREPPCFFCISNEIY; from the exons ATGGCTCGTGATTACTACAGTTATGCGGATCCTTGCCGTGAAACAGTGCCCGGAAATTATCAGTATCGATATCCTCAGAACCATACGTTCAGGCACAATGCATCGAATTTCGTCAAACAGTTGCATCGTGGTAGAGATTCTCATGATTATTCCAAAAGATACCAGCCCTCACAATCAAGATATACAGAGAATGCTTATCGACCTCGTGTCCATGGTCCATCTGTCTATGATAATAATTCTCGGCCATTTGAATCGCTATGTACTTTTGATAGCCCGTTGTCCTTCCAGAGAGGATTCAAGCAGAGAGGATGCAAGTCTAGAGAAGCTCAATCTCAACAAACCAGTAGATCACAAAATGAATCTGTTAGAAACAAAAAAGGTAGTTCGCTCCAGGATCGAAATTTAGGAAGTTCTAAAAATCAATTTCACAGTCACTCCAGAAAATCTAGTAGTAATGTTGGAAGGAATGAATCTGGCTCACGTTCCAATAGTGGCTATAACAAGTGTCCAAGGTATTTGGATGGCCTTGATAAGAGAATTACCCCTAATCGTATATATCCAAGGGATGGTTTTCTAGTTTACCCAGAGCCACATCACTTCAGGAGGCGTCCTAACAGAACTGGCTCACGTTTCAATACTGGTTATGATGAGTATCCAAGGTATTGGGCTAGCCTTGACGACAGAACTGCCCCTAATCGTATGAATCCCAGGGATGGTTTGCTAGTTTCCCCAGAGCCACATCACCGCAGAAGGCATCCTAACAGAACTGGCTCACGTTTCAATAGTGGCTATGATGAGTACCCAATGTATTGGGCTAACTCTGATATGAAAAACACCTCTTATGGTCAATTCCAACCAAACAAATCAACTGATCTGAAAAGCAATTATAAACCACCTCCAAGGAGTCGACGCCACAAGGCTATGTATCCAGTGATACAGACACCTTCTAGAAGGGACCAAATTGCAGAAATCTCAGATTCAGATACATCGACAGACAGTGAACCTGAATCACCGACATATTATACAGAACCAATTTACCATATTACATGGGATGGTG ATAATAGCAAAGAATGTAAGCACTTTGAACAAAGCTGCCCTATTTGTGAAAATGATTTATCTTACATTTTGGCCGGAGATTATTCTTATTACGAAGATGAAAATGAACCTCCAAAACTTCCAGAAGTTGCTGTCTTACCCTGTGGACATGCTTTTCATAGTGAATGTTTGATGCAATTTACAGAAGAGGAACAGTCCAGAGAACCACCATGCTTTTTCTGCATTAGTAATGAGATTTACTAG